In Amaranthus tricolor cultivar Red isolate AtriRed21 chromosome 3, ASM2621246v1, whole genome shotgun sequence, a single window of DNA contains:
- the LOC130808376 gene encoding uncharacterized protein LOC130808376 has product MTCNSIVQFSLILNGTPMPLFKSKRGIRQGDPMSPLIFVICMEYLSRLLKVAEDHVNFRFHPRCNRLKRNHLCFADDLMIFFRYIVDSCNIPLGSLPFRYLGVLLSSKCNSAIECERLVVRMTSKIRSWQVRNLYYAARLQLVSTILVLKQVNAICRAYLWHGKADSDTHGNMNWARVCTPKKLDGLSIRNLEVWNLATVGKHVWHISSMSDSMWVRWVHDVYTKAVNGRLKSWDKLALGLIFTDIFPLCGWISESHSHLFFACIYILQCLRDILTWLGIRIVSDSLAYFASRK; this is encoded by the exons ATGACTTGTAATAGCATAGTCCAATTCTCTTTAATTCTAAATGGAACCCCCATGCCTTTGTTTAAATCAAAGAGAGGAATTAGACAAGGAGACCCAATGTCCCCTTTGATTTTTGTGATTTGTATGGAGTATCTTTCTAGATTACTTAAGGTTGCTGAGGATCATGTGAACTTTAGATTTCACCCAAGGTGCAATAGACTCAAACGGAACCATCTGTGCTTTGCGGAtgatttaatgatattttttcgg TATATAGTGGATTCTTGTAATATTCCTTTGGGTTCTCTGCCTTTTCGTTATTTGGGGGTTCTGCTTTCTTCTAAATGTAATTCTGCAATTGAGTGTGAACGTCTTGTTGTGAGAATGACCTCTAAGATTAGATCTTGGCAAGTCCGGAATCTCTATTATGCAGCTAGACTACAACTTGTTTCTACtattttg GTGCTAAAGCAGGTGAATGCAATCTGTAGAGCATATCTATGGCATGGGAAAGCTGATTCTGATACCCATGGAAATATGAATTGGGCTAGGGTTTGTACTCCAAAGAAGTTGGATGGTCTGAGTATTCGTAATCTAGAAGTGTGGAATCTAGCTACAGTGGGTAAACATGTATGGCATATATCCTCTATGAGTGACTCCATGTGGGTCAGATGGGTGCATGATGTTTATACAAAGG CTGTGAATGGGAGATTGAAGTCTTGGGACAAGTTGGCATTAGGGCTCATCTTTACTGACATTTTTCCATTATGTGGTTGGATATCAGAATCTCATTCTCATCTATTCTTTGCTTGTATCTATATCCTTCAATGTCTTCGAGACATTTTGACATGGTTGGGTATCAGGATTGTTAGTGATTCCCTTGCTTATTTTGCATCTCGGAAGTAG